In Sphingopyxis sp. 113P3, one DNA window encodes the following:
- the gspI gene encoding type II secretion system minor pseudopilin GspI: MAREVLAGEGGFTLLEMLVALSIISIAALTLVRLDAYAVRTAGDLDESTMAGIVAQNRAVELWTDPAPPTIGASTSRVANAGREWWVDQRVAKTDDDKLLRIDLTVRPHRGRGQAVLTILRSAR, translated from the coding sequence GTGGCCCGTGAGGTTCTAGCCGGCGAGGGCGGCTTCACCCTTCTGGAAATGCTGGTCGCGCTCAGCATCATCAGCATCGCGGCGCTGACATTGGTGCGGCTCGATGCCTATGCCGTGCGCACCGCGGGTGACCTTGACGAAAGCACCATGGCAGGCATCGTCGCCCAGAACCGAGCGGTCGAGCTGTGGACCGACCCTGCCCCGCCGACGATCGGGGCGAGCACGAGCCGCGTGGCCAATGCGGGGCGCGAATGGTGGGTCGACCAGCGCGTCGCGAAGACCGACGACGACAAGCTGCTGCGTATCGACCTGACCGTCCGGCCCCACCGCGGCCGCGGGCAGGCGGTGCTCACCATCCTCCGGTCGGCGAGATGA